The stretch of DNA GCCGGAGATGGCGGTGGATCCGGAGAAAATGTCGCAGCCTTCGCCTTTGCGTACGGTCCGTGATTCGCCGGTAAGCATGGATTCATCCAGTTCCAGTCCCCAAGTGTGCACGATCTGCGCGTCCGCGGGTACCTGTTCGCCGGAGCGGATCCACATGAGATCACCGAGCACGATATCGTTGTGCGGTACTTCAACGTCTTTGCCGTCGCGATGCACAAGGTAATCGGAGGCCACCAGAATCGATAGTTTGTCAAGCGTGCGTTTGGCTTTCAGTTCGGTACAGATGCCGATGCCGGTATTGATGATGATGATCAGACCAAATACCGCGTCTTTCCACGACCCGGTGATCAGCACCATGACCATGGCGACGAAAATGATGCCGTTGAACAGGGTGAACACGTTGGCTCGCACAATGTCGACAAGAGAACGCGAGGTCGATGCTTTGACCGCGTTATTCAGTCCGCTTTCTCTGAGGGCAATCACTTCGCCTTGTGTTAGCCCCGTCTCTTCGATGGGAGGCATTGTTCGACTTTCGCTCATAATTGCCAGCCTACCGTCACAGTCCCGTTTTCTGGTCAACTTCTTGTGAAACACAGGTAAAAATCAGGGAATTTTCAGGGTACTCGCCGAGCACTGATTTGGCATCCATCTCACGCAAACAGAGCACAGATTCATGTCAGCGGTCGATTGTAGTCACCAGCATCTCACGGTCGTGGGGATCGTTGTTGGCTACGGCCACGACCGCGTCGTCGAGCGTTGTCGCGTCGGTCATGCGGTCGTTGATGGTCATGGTCACCGCATACAGTTTGTTGTCTTTCGGCACGGCGATAGGATTGAGAAGCGCCACTGGAACTCCCGCTGTTCTTGCGGCTCCCAAAGCATCATTCCAGTTTTCGGCATTGGCTTCGTCCACGTCGATTCCTGCGATGATAATGAGGTCGGCCTTTCGTTGCGCCATATCACGCACGCCTTGCTGTGCGGTGGATTGCGCGTCCACAGTGCCTGAGACGGTAATGTACACCGGCTTGAGTTTACCGGATTCCATGGCATCCATTGCCATGGAATCGGCGGTGACATCATCCGATCCGATCATGGCGATGGACAGGCTGTCACGATCCTTCATGGAGTGCGCCACCGCAGTATCGGGAGATTGCGTATCCCCCACCGCGGCATTCGACGGCACGCAACCAGATAGCGCCGTGCAAGACAACGCAATCACGGTCATTCCACAAAACGCACGACGTGCGAATAACGGCATGCTCACTGCTCGTGCTTTCTGAACAGCGCCACAGTTTCCACATGATGGGTCATAGGGTAAATGTCGAACGCGCGGATATCCGCCAATTCGTAGCCAAGTGACACGAGGGTGGCGGTGTCTCTGGCGAGGCTTGCCGGATCGCATGCGATATAGACCGCGCTTTTCGCTTCAGCTTCGGCAATCTGCCTACACACTTTCGCGCGAGCGCCGGCACGGGGCGGATCAAGCACCACCACATCTGGCTTGGCGAGATCATTGCGCACGTTGGCAAGTGTTTTCGCCACATCGCCCACACGCGCATCGACGTTGCCCAGATGAATGCGTCTCAAATTACGTTGCGCGTTCCTTACCGCGGTTTTACCGCCTTCGACGCTCAACATGCGAGTGCGCTCTGCCATCAGCGTGGCCAACGGCAGTGTGAACAGACCCGAACCGGAATACAAATCCCACAGGCATGCGGATTTGGCACCGTCAAGCTCGCCGCGTACCAAATCAATCACATGGTTGGTCAAAGCGATCGGCGCATGCCTATGCATCTGCCAGAAACCGCCTGCATCCACGTTGTATTCGAATTCATGGCCGGTAACAGTCACCTTTTCCGTAAGCTCACGGCTTCCCGCAACCACCTCGCCGTTCACAAGCACGGCGTAATTGTTTGAAATCGGCGCATTATCACGAGGTTCCGGAACGGATAGACGAATCTGGGAACCCGGTTCGAAGCTCCCTTCCCACACATGCTCACGTTCGGCCACTTCCAGCAACGTACGGCTGGCCAACGGCATGGTATCAATCGGAACGCGCACATGCGTGCCTCGACGGTGCATCGACAGACGCCCATCAGCATCAGCAATCATCTCGATACGAGTACGCCAATGCAGACCTCGCTCCGCATCGTCTTCCGGCATACGCTCAATAGGCACTTCCACGTCGACATGGCCAAGTCTTGCCATCTGTTCGGCCACCGACGCGGCTTTCCACTTCAGTTGCCCGGCAAGCGACACATGCACCAGATCAGCGCCGCCGACACCACCGCCCATGGCAAGGGGGCCAGCTAACGACCATATTGGATCAGTACGGTCTTCGCTCGCTTCGAGCACCTCCACCACTTCACCCGTCCAGAAGCGATCCTCACGATCATGCGGCTCGTCCAATGCGACACGGACCAGTTCGCCCGGCAATGCGAATCGCACAAACACAACACGTCCGTCAATATGACCGACGCAACGACCCTGGTCGGCGTACCGTTCAACGCGGATGGTCGATTCCATCAGTGCCCTTCCCTCATTTCGGTAGTTTGTGCTGCCTCAGCATCGTCTTCAGAAACTTCCTGCATCATCTTATGTCGGTGCATTGGCGTCGCCACGATCAGATACGAGACCCAAATCGCGAGCGCCCAGAACGGAATGCCCATCAGCAGACGCGCCGTTCCCAGCCAGCCGACATGATTGCCGAGATAAAGCGGCACCTGCACAATCAGACGCAGCGCGAACACCCCGATCCACAGTGCGGTGATGATGGTATAGGCGCGATTGAGTGCCCTGTCACCTTGCCAATCGGCAAGCCATGCACGAAAATGTTCAGTCGGTAACGTTCGGATGAACTCGATGACCAATCCTAAGCCAGGCACTCGGGCCAGCAGTGAAATCGTCAGCAAAACAACATAAAAGGCGTTGGTGAGGAATCCGAACATGTAGTAGTTACGTGCCTCGTGACTGTTCCATGCCCAAATCAGGCAGATACCTACTGCCAGCAAGCCTGATACCGCTCCCATGACGGACTGCCGTTGGCACAGGCGCACGATCACCTGCAGCACGGCCAACGCGGCGGACACGCCGATGGTCAGTTGCAAATTGGACGTGATGACGAACAGTACCACGAACACGACGCCCGGCAGCATCGATTCGATAACGCCTCTCGGACCGCCGATGGCGTCGATCACGGAAAAATCGTCAGTATTACCGGCGTCGGCAAGCGCACCAAGACCAGTTCGTTTTTTCGCTTCGGTTTCAGCCATATGTATTAGCTATCGGTTCAAGCGGCTCAGCGCACTTCGGAGAACATCGGTCCACGAGACAGCGTGGTCTTGACCTCAACCTGCTGGTCAGAGTCGAATGGACCCTTCGGTTTGCCTGGAATCTCAGTCTTCTGCTCAGCCTCTTCCGCAGCTGCCTTTGCCGCCTTGCGTTCGGCCGGAGCGACCGGCGGATGCATGGGAATAAGGTCGCGCGGCGCCAACGGATCATCGCCTCGTTCCACCACAATATCGGCGAAGAACTGGTTCAATGCCTTTGCTTCCTCACCCTCAGGATCGGTGGCAGCCTTGCCGGAGAAGATGCCGCGCAGCATCCAACGTGGGCCGTCGACACCTACGATGCGAGTAAGCACCTTGCGTCCACCCTTGACGGTAACCGGCAATGCCAGTTCGGTGCCGAACACGCCTTCGACTTCCTTCGCGTCCTTGTTGGCTTCAATCAGGTCGGCACGAACGTCATCCCATAATCCGAGCGTCTTCGGTGCCGCGAATGCCTCAATCTCCACACTGGAGGAACCGTAGGTGATGGTGGTGCCAAGAACCTGCTGGGTGGCACGGTTGGCCTTCACTCGCAATTCAATGCCCTTCAGGAAAGGCAGATAATATGATCCCATATCGAGGTACTCGTCGTAGTCGGGAACGTTCTCATCTTCCACATCCCACGGACCACGCTCGTCACCACGGCCCTCGTATTCAGCGGAAGGCTCCGGAAGCGCCACGACTTCCTGAGCTTCGTCAACATTTTCAGCTGCGTCAACAGCCTCTTCGTTTTCTTCGGCGGCCGCTTCAAGAGCTTCCTTGCTCTGATGCTTCTTCTTACCGAATCCAAACAATCCCATGATGTTCCTCATTTCATAACGTTTGCAACCGTGACTAGCCTAGCACCCATGCTTAATATGGGCTGGGAATCGGGGTGTGATATTCCAATTCCCAGTCTGTTCACGGTAAAAAGTGGCTTAAATGTCATACATAATGCTGAGCGGCGCATGATCGGACCAGCGCAGGTCGTAGGTCGGAGCCTTATCGATCACGAATCCGCAGGCCGTTTCCGCCAGTTCCGGTGTTGCGAACTGATAGTCGATCCTCCAGCCAACGTTGTTGTCGAACGCGCGGCCACGCTGGCTCCACCAAGTGTACGGCCCTTGAATGTCTCCGGATAAAGAGCGCATCACATCCACAAACTCCAGTTCACCCAGCCACTTGTCCACATAGGCACGTTCCTCGGGAAGGAATCCGGCGTGCTTCTCATTGGCTTTCGCATTCTTGATGTCGAGCGGAGTGTGCGCGATATTGAAATCGCCACAGAGCACCGCCTGTCGGCCACCATGCGCCGCTTCGTCACGCAGCTCGCCCATACGTACCAGCATGGTGTCAAGGAAACGGTACTTCTGTTTCATTTTCTCCGGATCATCGGTATTGCCGGCATGCACGTACACGCACACGACGGTAATGACGTAGCCCTGTGGGGTTTTGATATCTGCCTCGATCCAACGACCGGAATCGACGTCATCGTCCAGTCCCGGCAGTCCGTAACGTTTGTCGATGACCGGCAATACGGATAAAAGGCCGACACCGGCACGTCCTTTGATACGGCAGATCTCATTCATGCGATTGAGTTCGCTTTGGTCATCGACGCGTCCGGCGGTCGCGTATTCGAAACCGAATTCGTCGAAGATGGGATCGATTTCGTTTTGCGGAGCACGTACCTCCTGCATGCACCATACGTCCGGCGTGTTTTTCGCAGCCCATTGCTCGACGCCTTTGCGTTTCGCCGCGCGGATTCCATTCACATTCGAAGTCGTGATTGTGATCGTCATAGCGTCTTAGAGTAGCCGGAATACAAGAAAACCTCCCTCAGAGGGAGGGAGGTTTTCCAGACGGCGGACGCGATCAGTCAAGTCCGAGCTGCAGCTTGCCGCCCGGGATGGCGTCCAGCAGATCGCGAGTGTACTGCTTCTTCGGATGGTCGAAGACCTCGTCGGTGGTGGCGTGTTCCACCAGCTTACCGTGCTGCATCACCACGACTTCGTCGGCGATCTGGCGTACCACCGCCAGATCATGGGTGATGAACAGGTAGCTCAGTCCCTTTTCCGCCTGCAGGTCGTTGAGCAGGCGAAGCACCTGGTCCTGCACCAGCACGTCTAATGCGGAGACGGCTTCGTCGCAGACGATCACATCCGGGTCGAGGGCCATGGCGCGCGCGATGGCGATGCGCTGCCTTTGGCCGCCGGAAAGCTCGTTCGGGTAACGGTTCATCACCGATTCCGGCAGTTCCACCATGTCGATGAGTTCACGCACGCGCTTGGCACGACTCTTCTTGTCTCCGATGCTGTGGATGCGCAACGGCTCCTCGATGGACCGGTAGATGGAGTACATGGGGTCGAGCGATCCGTACGGGTTCTGGAATACCGGCTGCACGTGACGTCGGAAGTCAAGCAGCTCTTTGCCTTTGAAGCCGGAGATGTCCTTGCCGTCATAGGTGACGGTGCCGGCGGTTGGTTCGAGCAGCTTCAGCACCATGTTGGCCACGGTGGACTTGCCGGAACCGGATTCGCCGACGATGGCCAGCGTGGTGCCCTTCTTGATGGAGAAGCTCACATCGTCGACCGCCTTGAACATCTCCTTCTTGCGCGGCAGCTTGAATTCCTTGGTCAGGTGGTCCACCGTGATGATGGCTTCGCCCTTCTTCAGGGAATCCTCGTTCACCGCGTGTTCCATGACCGCGGTGGCATCGCCGCCATGCTCCTTGACGGAGATGATGCGCTGAGAGGCCAAGGACGGCGCCGCGGCGACCAGACGCTTGGTGTATGGATGCTGCGGATGCTGCAGCACTTCCAGGGAAGGACCGGATTCCACGACCTGTCCCTTGTACATGACCACGATGTGCTGGGCGCGCTCCGCAGCCAGACCGAGATCGTGGGTGATGAACAGCACCGCGGTTCCCAGGGAATCGGTCAGCATGTGCAGATGGTCGAGGATCTTCTTCTGCACGGTCACGTCGAGCGCGGAGGTCGGCTCGTCGGCGATGAGCAGTTCCGGACGGCAGGCCAGACCGATGGCGATCAACGCGCGCTGGCGCATGCCGCCGGAGAATTCGTGTGGGAACTGGCGGGCACGGGTGGCGGCGTCAGGCAGGCCGGCCTCGGACAGCAGACCGGCGATGCGGTCGTCCATGGTGGAGCCGACCACATATTTCTTGGCGATGTACCATGCGTCATCGTCCTTCACACCGGCTTTGATCAGGCCATCGGCCACACGCCAGCGGGTTTCGGATCCCGGAACCCATTCCTCGGCGAACCGGGCCATGATCTTGTCAAGTTCGTCACCGCTCTTGCCGATCTTGACAAGAGCTTCCTTGGCTGCGGCGGTCAGAGCAGGCAGTTCCTTGGAGCCGAGGAAGGTCTCGTCGTCATTGCCCTTGAGCTCCACTTCGTCGCCGGCCAAAGCCTTGGCGAATTCGGAACGCTTTTCGTGGTCGATGTCCATGTTGTTGGCCACCAACGCTTCCTTAACCTGGGTGCCGATGCGCCACACCGGGTTCAGGTTGCTCATCGGATCCTGCGGGACAAGACCCATTTTGCTGCCACGGAGCTTGTCGAAGTCCTTCTGCTTGAGGCCGGAGATCTCCTGTCCATCAAGCTTGATGGAGCCGCCGACAACATGGCCGGTTCCCGGAAGCAGGCCAAGCACGGCCATGGCGGAGGTGGACTTGCCGGAACCGGATTCGCCGACAATGGCCACCCACTGGCCGGGATACACGCTGAAGGACGAGTTGCGCACGGCGTGCATGGCCTTGCCTTCATCGGTGGTGAAATCGACCTGAAGG from Bifidobacterium catenulatum PV20-2 encodes:
- a CDS encoding sugar ABC transporter substrate-binding protein; the encoded protein is MPLFARRAFCGMTVIALSCTALSGCVPSNAAVGDTQSPDTAVAHSMKDRDSLSIAMIGSDDVTADSMAMDAMESGKLKPVYITVSGTVDAQSTAQQGVRDMAQRKADLIIIAGIDVDEANAENWNDALGAARTAGVPVALLNPIAVPKDNKLYAVTMTINDRMTDATTLDDAVVAVANNDPHDREMLVTTIDR
- a CDS encoding class I SAM-dependent RNA methyltransferase encodes the protein MESTIRVERYADQGRCVGHIDGRVVFVRFALPGELVRVALDEPHDREDRFWTGEVVEVLEASEDRTDPIWSLAGPLAMGGGVGGADLVHVSLAGQLKWKAASVAEQMARLGHVDVEVPIERMPEDDAERGLHWRTRIEMIADADGRLSMHRRGTHVRVPIDTMPLASRTLLEVAEREHVWEGSFEPGSQIRLSVPEPRDNAPISNNYAVLVNGEVVAGSRELTEKVTVTGHEFEYNVDAGGFWQMHRHAPIALTNHVIDLVRGELDGAKSACLWDLYSGSGLFTLPLATLMAERTRMLSVEGGKTAVRNAQRNLRRIHLGNVDARVGDVAKTLANVRNDLAKPDVVVLDPPRAGARAKVCRQIAEAEAKSAVYIACDPASLARDTATLVSLGYELADIRAFDIYPMTHHVETVALFRKHEQ
- a CDS encoding DUF3159 domain-containing protein → MAETEAKKRTGLGALADAGNTDDFSVIDAIGGPRGVIESMLPGVVFVVLFVITSNLQLTIGVSAALAVLQVIVRLCQRQSVMGAVSGLLAVGICLIWAWNSHEARNYYMFGFLTNAFYVVLLTISLLARVPGLGLVIEFIRTLPTEHFRAWLADWQGDRALNRAYTIITALWIGVFALRLIVQVPLYLGNHVGWLGTARLLMGIPFWALAIWVSYLIVATPMHRHKMMQEVSEDDAEAAQTTEMREGH
- a CDS encoding DUF3710 domain-containing protein, producing the protein MGLFGFGKKKHQSKEALEAAAEENEEAVDAAENVDEAQEVVALPEPSAEYEGRGDERGPWDVEDENVPDYDEYLDMGSYYLPFLKGIELRVKANRATQQVLGTTITYGSSSVEIEAFAAPKTLGLWDDVRADLIEANKDAKEVEGVFGTELALPVTVKGGRKVLTRIVGVDGPRWMLRGIFSGKAATDPEGEEAKALNQFFADIVVERGDDPLAPRDLIPMHPPVAPAERKAAKAAAEEAEQKTEIPGKPKGPFDSDQQVEVKTTLSRGPMFSEVR
- a CDS encoding exodeoxyribonuclease III; the encoded protein is MTITITTSNVNGIRAAKRKGVEQWAAKNTPDVWCMQEVRAPQNEIDPIFDEFGFEYATAGRVDDQSELNRMNEICRIKGRAGVGLLSVLPVIDKRYGLPGLDDDVDSGRWIEADIKTPQGYVITVVCVYVHAGNTDDPEKMKQKYRFLDTMLVRMGELRDEAAHGGRQAVLCGDFNIAHTPLDIKNAKANEKHAGFLPEERAYVDKWLGELEFVDVMRSLSGDIQGPYTWWSQRGRAFDNNVGWRIDYQFATPELAETACGFVIDKAPTYDLRWSDHAPLSIMYDI
- a CDS encoding ABC transporter ATP-binding protein → MIEMNTENNLEAMQRAHGPLLEVKNLQVDFTTDEGKAMHAVRNSSFSVYPGQWVAIVGESGSGKSTSAMAVLGLLPGTGHVVGGSIKLDGQEISGLKQKDFDKLRGSKMGLVPQDPMSNLNPVWRIGTQVKEALVANNMDIDHEKRSEFAKALAGDEVELKGNDDETFLGSKELPALTAAAKEALVKIGKSGDELDKIMARFAEEWVPGSETRWRVADGLIKAGVKDDDAWYIAKKYVVGSTMDDRIAGLLSEAGLPDAATRARQFPHEFSGGMRQRALIAIGLACRPELLIADEPTSALDVTVQKKILDHLHMLTDSLGTAVLFITHDLGLAAERAQHIVVMYKGQVVESGPSLEVLQHPQHPYTKRLVAAAPSLASQRIISVKEHGGDATAVMEHAVNEDSLKKGEAIITVDHLTKEFKLPRKKEMFKAVDDVSFSIKKGTTLAIVGESGSGKSTVANMVLKLLEPTAGTVTYDGKDISGFKGKELLDFRRHVQPVFQNPYGSLDPMYSIYRSIEEPLRIHSIGDKKSRAKRVRELIDMVELPESVMNRYPNELSGGQRQRIAIARAMALDPDVIVCDEAVSALDVLVQDQVLRLLNDLQAEKGLSYLFITHDLAVVRQIADEVVVMQHGKLVEHATTDEVFDHPKKQYTRDLLDAIPGGKLQLGLD